The following are encoded in a window of Colletotrichum lupini chromosome 3, complete sequence genomic DNA:
- a CDS encoding CVNH domain-containing protein — protein MSYYGNNGGHQQGGYQQGGYQQGGGFQQQGGHHQGGYQQDRPPSGEAGSYYDQGQQGQQQFGTQHGYGQEGYGQQQGGYGQSQHQSGPPPYQNQGNYGNQGYRNDGPPGSNGPEGEDGERGLTGALAGGAAGAFGGHKVGGNFGHSKTSTFIGAVAGAFAGHKLQDGVSDWKDKRDEEKKHEHDQKHDHDRPHSPPKDHHHGHHDDRHGDDKPRSGNYGGGFTGSSRDIRLDAHGEYNLHASCKRRDGEWQSSTISLNRILENDHGSFRWSSGGGGGGDSSVTVQQGDTLRNIAARFNVGFEEIARHNNIPNPDQIWPGQVLQIPGRGGNSGGNFGASARDARLVQGGQVLEAELSRNGQWVRSSVNLDERIGNNNGTLHLV, from the coding sequence ATGAGTTACTACGGCAACAACGGTGGACACCAGCAGGGTGGATACCAGCAAGGTGGCTACCAGCAAGGAGGAGGCTTCCAGCAGCAGGGAGGTCATCACCAGGGCGGCTACCAACAAGACCGTCCTCCTTCTGGTGAGGCCGGCTCATACTATGACCAAGGTCAGCAAGGTCAGCAGCAGTTTGGCACGCAACATGGATACGGCCAAGAAGGATACGGACAACAGCAAGGAGGCTACGGCCAATCTCAACACCAATCGGGACCCCCTCCCTACCAGAACCAGGGCAACTACGGCAACCAGGGCTACCGCAATGACGGCCCGCCGGGATCCAACGGCCCGGAGGGCGAGGATGGCGAGCGTGGCCTGACCGGTGCTCTCGCTGGTGGTGCCGCCGGCGCTTTCGGCGGTCACAAGGTTGGCGGTAACTTCGGCCACAGTAAGACCAGCACTTTCATCGGTGCTGTTGCGGGAGCTTTCGCCGGACACAAGCTACAAGATGGTGTTTCCGACTGGAAGGACAAGCGggacgaggagaagaagcacGAGCACGACCAAAAGCATGACCACGATCGCCCTCACTCTCCTCCCAAGGACCATCACCACGGCCACCACGACGATCGCCATGGTGACGACAAGCCTCGCAGTGGAAACTACGGCGGTGGCTTCACCGGCTCATCTAGAGACATTCGTCTCGACGCCCACGGAGAGTACAACCTCCATGCCTCCTGCAAACGCCGTGATGGCGAGTGGCAGAGCAGTACCATCAGCTTGAACAGAATTCTCGAGAACGACCACGGCAGCTTCCGTTGGTCCTCTGgcggtggcggtggtggtgactCTTCCGTGACCGTTCAGCAGGGCGATACCCTCCGCAACATCGCTGCGAGATTCAACGTGGGATTCGAGGAGATTGCGAGACACAACAACATCCCCAACCCGGACCAGATCTGGCCCGGTCAGGTCCTTCAGATCCCCGGCCGCGGTGGAAACTCCGGCGGCAACTTCGGCGCCTCGGCGCGCGATGCCCGTCTGGTTCAGGGCGGCCAGGTCCTCGAGGCCGAGCTGTCCCGCAACGGCCAGTGGGTGCGCAGCTCTGTCAACTTGGATGAGAGGATAGGAAACAACAACGGAACCCTGCACCTTGTTTGA
- a CDS encoding general amino acid permease AGP2: MSSPSITSEPKASVTKMNSKTSDKTEVVNGEILHTPEHLQRHLTPRQVQFVAIGGSIGTALFVSIGYGLMRGAASLLIAFVLHALVIAQVNNSLAEMTVFMPISAAFIHHASAWVDDAWGFMIGWNFFLFEALLIPFEITALDMVLTFWRDDIPSAAVITVCIVLYALCNALMVKYFGETEFWLAGGKLLLIGILFFFTFITMVGEQGPFVEYIDDGDLGRFHGFLAALWQAAFTIVGPEYLATVAGEAQRPRSTMKAAFKSVYWRFGLFFIGGALCVGIILPANDPTLLSVLSSGETGTGAASPFVIAMKNMNVGVLPHLVNALLLTSIYSAGNAYVYCSSRSLYGLALNGHAPKFLTKCTKQGVPIYCLFVALAFACLSFLKLGSGSVKVLTWLTNLITGGTLVTYIVICINYLFFYRALKAQNVDRSDLPYRGYLQPYGTWVALVWLMAVEIFYGYAIFLRGRWDIGIFFSNYTMGFLAICLFCGWKILKRTQFVRPEHADLVWIRPAVDEHEAAMAGNENEVGLRRRLAQLVRVDMKLSRASRSPRV, from the exons ATGAGCTCCCCGTCAATCACCTCAGAGCCAAAGGCCTCGGTCACAAAGATGAATTCCAAAACCAGTGACAAGACAGAAGTTGTCAATGGGGAAATATTACACACTCCCGAACATTTGCAACGACATCTTACTCCCCGACAAGTCCAATTCGTAGCTATCGGTGGCTCTATTGGGACTGCCCTATTTGTGAGTATCGGGTACGGGCTCATGCGAGGAGCGGCAAGTCTACTCATTGCATTCGTGCTCCACGCCTTGGTTATTGCCCAAGTCAACAACTCACTTGCGGAGATGACCGTCTTCATGCCCATAAGCGCTGCATTTATTCATCACGCCAGTGCCTGGGTTGATGATGCTTGGGGTTTCATGATCGGCTGGAACTTCTTCCTGTTCGAAGCGCTTCTCATACCGTTTGAGATCACCGCTTTGGACATGGTCTTGACCTTTTGGAGAGATGACATCCCTTCAGCTGCGGTTATTACCGTTTGCATTGTGCTCTACGC CCTTTGCAATGCACTCATGGTCAAGTACTTTGGTGAAACAGAGTTTTGGCTCGCAGGGGGTAAACTTCTCCTCATTGGAATACTGTTCTTCTTCACCTTCATCACTATGGTTGGAG AACAGGGTCCTTTTGTTGAGTACATTGACGATGGCGACTTGGGCCGCTTCCATGGGTTTCTCGCCGCACTATGGCAAGCCGCTTTCACCATTGTCGGCCCTGAATACCTGGCCACCGTTGCTGGCGAAGCGCAGCGGCCGCGATCAACCATGAAAGCAGCCTTCAAATCCGTGTACTGGCGATTCGGGCTCTTTTTCATTGGCGGCGCGTTGTGTGTTGGCATTATCTTGCCGGCCAACGATCCGACGCTCCTGAGTGTCCTGAGCTCGGGCGAGACGGGCACCGGAGCCGCCTCACCTTTCGTCATTGCCATGAAGAACATGAACGTTGGGGTGCTACCTCATTTAGTCAACGCTCTACTGTTGACGAGTATCTATTCGGCCGGCAACGCCTACGTATACTGCTCTTCTCGCAGTCTTTATGGGTTAGCATTGAATGGCCACGCTCCGAAGTTTCTTACAAAGTGCACCAAGCAAGGTGTTCCCATCTACTGCCTGTTTGTTGCACTCGCCTTTGCTTGTCTCTCATTTCTAAAGTTGGGCAGTGGCTCTGTGAAGGTTTTGACTTG GCTCACAAATCTCATCACTGGCGGGACTTTGGTGACCTACATCGTCATTTGCATCAACTATCTCTTCTTCTACCGAGCCTTGAAAGCCCAGAATGTCGACAGATCCGATCTTCCCTACCGCGGATATCTCCAGCCTTATGGCACTTGGGTTGCTTTGGTCTGGCTTATGGCGGTGGAGATCTTCTATGGGTATGCCATCTTCTTACGGGGCCGGTGGGATATTGGCATCTTCTTCAGCAATTACACCATGGGCTTTCTCGCGATCTGTCTGTTCTGCGGCTGGAAGATCCTCAAGCGCACTCAGTTCGTCAGGCCCGAGCACGCCGATCTGGTTTGGATCCGCCCGGCAGTCGATGAACACGAGGCGGCGATGGCGGGTAACGAGAATGAGGTCGGGCTCCGCAGACGCCTAGCGCAATTGGTGAGGGTCGACATGAAACTCAGTCGGGCGTCCCGGAGTCCTCGGGTTTAG